AGTTTCTGAAAAGCCGCTGACGATGATTGCCTTTTGCTGCGGCTGGATTTCCAGTATTTTTCTGTATGTATCAAGTCCGTCCATGCCGGGATCCATAATCATATCCAGAATTATGAGATCCGCTTTGTTGTTTTTTAAATATACCAAGGCTTCTTCACCGCTCGCTGCCGCAGTGGCCTTATAACACCAAGGGTTTTAGGCGAATCAAAAAAGGTTACAGTGCGATTGCCGACTCCCCCAAAATGGTTTTTGTCAAGCCGTTGATTTCCAATGCCCAAACATTGTTGTCCCAACCAGGGATCGAACCAAATTATCGTACAGGAGGCAAGAAAATGATGATCAGCGCCCAAGAAATGGAATCTCTCCTCGACTTTTTTACCGGTGTCCCTGATCCCCGTCGAGTTCAAGGACGACGGCAAAAAATTTCCACCATCTTAGCCATTGCCGCCGGGGCGACCTTGTGCGGCATGCGCGGCTATCTGGCCATTGCCGATTGGGCGCAAAGTCTTAAGGAAAATTTTCAGCCCTTATTAAAATCCTTATTAATCATTGACGAATATATTTATATCATATATTCTTTCTCCAGCCCGGGCTGGAGTGATATGTGAACAAAAGTCAAATGCCATTAGAAAGGAAAGGAGTAGCAGAAATGTTAAAAGAATTCAAAGAGTTTGCAATAAAAGGTAATGTAGTTGATATGGCCGTTGGAATCATAATCGGAGCCGCCTTCGGAACCATCGTCAAGTCACTGGTAGCTGATATCATTATGCCGCCTGTCGGTCTTCTTCTCGGCAATGTTGATTTCGCGAATCTTTTCATAGTTCTCAAGGCTGGCACAGTGGCGGGACCCTATGCGGTTCTTGCCGATGCGCAGAAGGCTGGCGCGGTTACCATCAACTACGGTTTATTTATCAATACGATGATAAGCTTTATTATCGTAGCCTTTGCGGTTTTCTTCTTAATACGCGGCATAAATAAACTTAAGAGACAGGAGGAAGCTCCACCGGCAGAGCCAACAACTAAGGAGTGTCATTACTGTATGTCGACCATATCTATAAAGGCAACCCGCTGCGCATTCTGCACGGCGGATTTGAAGGAAAAATGATGAACGAGATACTTGTCGGCAAGGGCGAACAGCCTGTTAATTTACTCGCTAAATATGGAAACCGTCATGGCCTGATAGCGGGGGCCACCGGCACCGGCAAGACCATTTCTCTCATGGTACTGGCAGAAGGATTCTCACGCATGGGTGTGCCGGTATTCATGGCCGACGTAAAGGGCGATGTCTCCGGCCTGGCGATGGCCGGTATAAACAGCGAGAAGATCCGGCAGCGAGTCGCCCAGATCGGCATGACAGGCTACACTAACGAGGCGAATCCTGTGTTATTCTGGGACGTCTTAGGTAATGCCGGCCATCCGGTACGCACCACGATAAGCGAAATCGGTCCGAGCCTGCTGGGACGGATGCTGGAGATCAACGATACTCAGGCCGGGATGCTTGAGATCGCCTTCAAGCTGGCAGACGACCAGGGTCTGCTCCTGCTTGACCTCGATGACCTGCGTGCGCTGCTCGGGTTCGTCGCCGA
This DNA window, taken from Syntrophobacterales bacterium, encodes the following:
- a CDS encoding response regulator, which translates into the protein MVYLKNNKADLIILDMIMDPGMDGLDTYRKILEIQPQQKAIIVSGFSETERVSRAQELGAGAYIKKPYVLESLGLAVRKELDNPLFRGQRKR
- a CDS encoding transposase family protein yields the protein MMISAQEMESLLDFFTGVPDPRRVQGRRQKISTILAIAAGATLCGMRGYLAIADWAQSLKENFQPLLKSLLIIDEYIYIIYSFSSPGWSDM
- the mscL gene encoding large conductance mechanosensitive channel protein MscL translates to MLKEFKEFAIKGNVVDMAVGIIIGAAFGTIVKSLVADIIMPPVGLLLGNVDFANLFIVLKAGTVAGPYAVLADAQKAGAVTINYGLFINTMISFIIVAFAVFFLIRGINKLKRQEEAPPAEPTTKECHYCMSTISIKATRCAFCTADLKEK